One Candidatus Bathyarchaeia archaeon genomic window, GGGGCAGCAACTGCTTATGCTCGAGGGATTAATGATGCTCCGAAGATGGCGGCGCTGGGAGCGTTCTTTCTCCTCGCGAACCCTTCCGAGGCGGTCTGGCTTCCTTACTCAGTAGTCGCGGTAGCAGTGTTCTTCGGTTCACTTGTACTAGGGCATCGAGTGGCAGTGACTGTCATGGGAAAGCATACCTCCCTTGACCAGCATCAGAGGTCTAAAGCTGGAGCAGCAACCGCGCTGGTGGTGTCTGCGGGAGCCTTTTTCGGAGCGCCCTTGTCTACGACTCAGGTTCACGAGGGCTCGAGCGCGGGAATAGGAGGGCGAGTAAGCGTTGTCAGGTCAACGTTGAAGGGAATGCTCTTGGCTTGGCTCGTGACCTTGCCAGGCGCAGGCATCCTCGCGATCGCAATGTCATATCTCGCAGCAATGATCTAAGCACGGAATTGGCCCCAGTTTTTGATTATCAATCAGAAGTCTTGAGAAATGTTCCAAGTCTAGCCGGGATCTCAATTGGCGTCTTCGAGTGAGATGGTAATCGGATACTTTCTGGCTGGAGGCTTGGTCAAAGGGTCAACGGTGTACGTGACGACCGAACGAATTATTGTAAACAAGGGCAGAGGACAGCTGAGCCTCAGGGCACACTTCCTAGTGGCGATATTGGTATTGTTCGCACCTGCGCTTCCAGCGATCGTTGCAGTAGCAATTCTTCTCGCCATTGCTGGTGTAATCGCATTTCTCTTGGTGAGAAGGAAGAGTTTTCGTCGGAAACTGTTTACGATAGAAAACGCTGAGAAAGGACATAGGCAGTTCGAGGTCAAGAGAGGGCAGGTTCTCAGCATTGAGCTAAGGCCGCCGGGAAGATTTCGGAGTGGACACACGGTAATCACGTCTCTGTCGAGTGACCAGATCGACCTGAAGATTCTAGGAGGAAAGGTCTTCAAAACCGCTCGAAGCCTGATGGTGCGATTCGAAGCAACCAAGGTGAAATTGACCAAGGGTCAATCGGGAAGAGTTCTGTGATTCTAGCGGCGGTGACGAATTGCTGAAATCTGATAAGGTCGAGTCCAAGAGAGTTACGCAATAATCCGGCCACATCTTAAGCGAGATCATGAGTGATCGTGCTTGGTATTCGGTGCTCTCATCGATGTTCCGCTGATCGTAGGAGGATTCCTTCTCATGTTTCGCTACAGGAAACAACTTGCGCGGGCCATACTCAAAGTGAAGCTGCCGCCTCTAGCACTCTATCTGATACTGTCTGTTCCGTTGATCATTTTTGAGGAGCAGATCGATTGTATGCCCGCTTGGTGCGGTATGGTGGCGATACCGCCTACACTTCCGTTTCTCTTTGTAGAATTGTTGGTTCTTGGAGGGATAGTGTTGTGGCGGCACGCGAAAGATGTCTTACGTATTACACTTGTCTACAGCGTCTTTGGGGTATTGTGGGAGACATTCCTGGGCGGCCTCGCCGGAGCTCCCCTCATCATAATAGCGATCTTTGCTCCCTATGTTGCGATAGGCTACGCGTTCGTATCGATGCTTCCACTCGAAGTTCTGGTCGAAGGAAAAGCAACCCTTGAGGCTTGAAAGCCGAGTCTGCCAGCACCCGTCAGTAGTGCCCCAGGCGCATTGTCACTGAACTCTTCTTGCCTTTGATTCGCCGTACAATCGGAAAAGCCCGCCTTGTTTGGAGACTTCTAGGCCTGTCCCGATCTCGTTCTCCGAGTATCTGTGGATGAAGCTTCGCCATTTGAGTCCCTTGAAGTAGTCTGGCTCTCCGTCCATTGAGACTACGTCGAAGGTTAGCCTGTCGTTGTGGAAGTCGCCTACTTCGTTGTTGATCCAACCGTACGAGAACATCGATTTCCGTACGTACTTGTTGATGTTCGCGTCCCATGTGAGATAGGACGCGCCCTTGTTTACCGGTTTTCCATTACTCCGAGATTCACCAATCGTGGCGATGAACATCTCGCTGGGTTCGTGTGAGCATTCAAAGATACTGTCGATGATGCCTTTTTCGCCGAACTGGCCCTCGGCCCTTCCTTTCCACTTTCCAATCAGAAATTCTAGACGCTTCAGAGCCTCACTCATAGCGACTTCTATAACTTCCCCTAGGAGCCAAGAATAAAAGTAGAAAGGGGCAGAAATTGATAGTTGATCAGAGCCATGTGTGACTATACTGAGTTTCTGCGCTACCCCATCGATGACTCGTTCAAACTGTTTGGCAAAGAGCGGGCGGGACCCGTACTAATGGAGCTCTTCAGAGGGACAGACCGTTTCAACACTTTGCTGAAGACTCTTCCAGGAATTAGCCCTAGAACGCTTTCAATGAGACTCGACGATCTCGAAAGAGCGGGCCTTGCACAGCGAGTGGCGAAGGATTCCAGTTCTCGGCGGATTCGTTATCGGTTGACTTCCAAGGGCGAGGACATGCGCCGTCTTGTTCGGGAAATAGCCAGTTTCTCTCTAAGATGGTTTGGGGAGAACGCACAAGAAATGAACCAATTCAAACGTAATCTTTAGCGGTAGAGACTTCTAGAGTGTTTCTGTTACTTCTACAGGCCTAAGAGCGGCCTTCGCGCCCGCGGCGTCCAGGTTTTCTATCTTGACTGGTTCTACTTGGTCGGCGAGATTGAACTGGAATATTCTCGAATAGAAGTACAGCTCAGCCTCATAGGATCGTTTGATGTTCTCAGCTCGACGGAAGCCATGTTGCTCCCACTCATATGCGATGTACGCGACAGGGAGGCCTTTCGCTCTTACTGCCTCAAAGATCTTCTTCGATTGGTCAGGAGGGACGACCTTGTCCTCTAGGCCCTGGAACAGGATTAGTGCGGAGGATATTCCGTCAATGTGGTATATCGGTGATCTCGCGCGATAAAGGTCGCGGCGTTCAGGGTAGGGCCCGACTAGCTTGTCCAGGTATCGTGACTCGAACTTGTGTGTGTCCTTTGCCAATAGTTCTAGGTCGCTGACGCCGTAGTAGCTTGCTCCAGCCTTGAATGTGTTTGTGAAGGCGAGGGCGCAGAGAGTAGTGTAGCCTCCAGCGCTTCCTCCACGGATGCCGAGTCTCTCTCCATCGGCTTGCCCCTGACTGGCGAGGTGTCGGGTGGCGTTGACGCAGTCTTGGACGTCAACTATTCCCCATTGATCGTTGAGTCTCTTTCGATATTCTCGACCGTATCCGGTGCTTCCGCCGTAGTTGACGTCTACGACTCCGATTCCACGGCTTGTCCAGTATTGTATTTCATATCGTAAAATGGATGGGCTGGCGCTGCTGGGACCACCGTGACTGACGACTAGGAGAGGCGGCTTCTCGCTTTCAGGCGCGTCGAAATCAGGGTTCTTGGGGGGATAATATAATGCGAAGGCGGTTCGTTCATTCGCTGTTTGAAACTCGATCGTGCTCGGGATCGAGACGTATTTTTTGTCGACGGTGATTTCTCGGGACCGGTGAAGGATCTTCGTCTCATTCGCTGAGAGGTCTATCTGTGCGATGGAAGAGGGTTCGGTGGGTGATCCTCCTATGAGGAAGATCTTTCCATTTCTTGCGGCTAGATTTCCCCAGAGGAGATGGCTGATTGGTGTCTCGATGGTTTTGAGGGTCCGACTCGTAAGATCAAGTCTGGCTAGCTTCCACAAGCCGTTCTTCGTGTAAGCGCAGATGATTTGGTCTGGGGACTCGAAAACGAAGGTGCGAGTTCCGAATTCCCATTGGGGGAGGCCGAACTCAGCCTCCATTGGGTGAAGGGATTCTATATGGTTGTAGCGCCAGCGGTAGAGGTTCCACCAGCCTGTCCGGTCGCTGCTGAAGTATAGGATGCCGTCTGGTGACCATTCTGGTTGGTAGATTGACTCGTCCGGTCCGCCGGCTAACTTTTCTGAATGTCCCACTGAGCCGTCAGCATGGATATGGCCGACCCAGAGCTCTGTCCCGTCCCACGGCATATTGGGATGGTTCCAGGTGAGCCAGGCAAGCCTGGACCCGTCAGGGTTGAGACGTGGGGTCGAATAGAAGTCGTTCCCGGAAACGAGGATCCTACCTTCGCTCTCTTTCTCTAGATCAAGGCTGACGATAGTGTTGACAGCTTGCCCGGTCTTGACAGTATGGTCTTCGCGTACAGCGATGATTCTGTTTCCATGATGGTCGATGATGCCGTCGGCATATCGCATGTCCACCGGCGGTGTTAGGGGCCTTGGAGCTGAGCCAGGGTCTTGCCGGTAGAGACGCTGGTCGGTATAGTTGGAAAAATAGGCTACTCCACTCTCGACGAGATAGCATCCGCCGCCGTACTCGTGGACTGTTGTTCGGGCGCTGAAGCCTGGCGGGGTGATGTTGTTCAGCGTACCGTCCAGTTTTCTCTTGACGATGACGTTGCGGCCTTTGTCTGCTGCTCGGAGTTCGTTCCAGTAAACATCGTCGCCATCAAGTCTAAGCTCGTCAAGAGTGACATAGGTGGAAGCGAGGATGTCAGCGGTAATGGGTGACTTCCAGGCACCGTAGGGCGCTACACGTTTAGGCATTTGGAACACTGTCTGGTCTTCGTGTCTCGGAAATAAGAGTGTACCTGAGAACGCACCGACGTAGTCTAATCTAGCCGGGACTCCTTGGGTACAATCCGCTTAACTGGCTGAAACCGATCGCGTTCTATGGTGGACGGCCGTTGGAGCCGACTGGGATCAAGGTCCTCGATGATCTTCTAGGAGGCGGGTTTCCTAGGCCTTCGGCTGTGGGAATAACGGGTCCTGTGGGTAGCGGCAAGTCGACGCTTGTGAAGCAGATAGCTGCCGCGGCGCTAGAACGTGATTTTCGCGTTCAATATTACGCTGTTGATGAGTCAGCTGAGGATGTAAAGGCGAGCATCGCCAACTATGGAGCGGACGTAGACAAGTACGAGGCAGAGGGCCGCCTCTCTTTTGTGGACATGTTTGCCCTGGGAGTTGAGAGGCTTGCAGAATCGTTTCCCATGGACCAGCCTGAACAGATTGTTGACGCTACAATGAGGTTCTCCGACCTTATCGCTCAGGGCCGAAGCTTCACACTCAAACATCTAGGCAAGAAGACAATGGGAATAATGGACTCTCTGACCCCCTTCTTTCTCATGGTCGAGGCGAAGAAGGTCTTCCAGTACGGACAGGTTCTGAAATACGCTACACGATTCGCCAAGTCCATTGGTATAGCGACTCTTCACACCCACGTCCTAGAAGAAACGATTGAGAATGCCATGGTCAACTTTGCCGATATCGTCTTAGACATGGAGAAATGGAAGGGTGAAGGGTCCAGCCGTGGCGGGACCTTGCGGCTTGTCAAGATGGGCAAAACATTCGTTCCCTCCAGAGGCTACTACTACGACATGACCCAGAACGGAATCAACATCAGCACCGCACCAATGATATAGTAATCTGTCTCGACAGGGAACAGGGAACGACCATTTCGTAGGGGAGCTAGTTGAGATGCGCTCTCTCAAATCTAGTCGTAAGCCGTTCATATTCTGCTAGAGCATCGATTTCGATATCATACTGAGAAAAGTAACGGGCCACGTTTTCCAGGTCCCGAAGCAGTAACGGTTTGGCCTCTTCGAATCGTCGGTACCGGTTGGGCCGCGACGAGAGATCGACTGCCTGAGGGAAATCAATGACGAAGACGCGATCTCGGTAAAGTAACAAGTTGTACTCTGACAGGTCGCCGTGAACGATGAAAGCGTCAAGAAGCTTCTCCACTATCTCGAGTGTTTGTTTTGCGTACTGTTCAGGTTCGTCAAGATCCATGTCCTTGAGTGGACGAGCGCTGGTCTCGTCGCCGAGGAACCTCATCGTAAACACGTTGTCAACTCTTCTTGCAGGAGTCGGCACAGGCACGCCAGCGCGATAGGCCTTTTCGAGTATTGTAAACTCGTTCGCCGCGATCTGGCCCATGAGGTCTACCGAGTACCCGATCTTGGTCTTCTTCTTGTGAGGGGTCCTGTGCAACCGGTATACTTTCAGCGCTAGTGGAACGTTCTTCCATAAACCGACGTACAAGTCAGCCTCTTTGCCAGTTGCTATGACCGATACGACTTCGTCGACTAGTCCGGCTTCTACAGCGTCCGCTCGCAAACTGTTGAGGGAGACCTCCTCCACCTCGATATACCGGCTTCTGCGTCCATCCCGGAGATTCTTGCGTTTCCAGAAGCTCCGAGCAGACGCGAGTTCTTTTGCTGACATGGTCTGGATTTTCTAATCAAGTCTGGTAACCACATGCAAAGAATCCAGGAATTCAACCAATACTCCAATGGCTCGAAAGGGATGCTCTCGTTGCCTTAGGCAGACTGGAGATTGTGGACATACACTGAGAATTCGATCAGGCTCATAACGCACAACCTCACCGGGACCTTTCTGAGCAGCGAATATTAGACCTTTCGATCTGGGACGCGTTGGCTAGGGAACAATCTTCCCAATTATTTGACCTCACTGAAGATGATGCATGGAAAAAGGGGTAGGATGTTGGGCGCAGTGGTCAAGTAATGAAAGAGTCGCTGCAGTAATCCTCGTCTCAGTGCTTGCAACATCCATTATTCTCTTGGGCCTGGTACTCTATGAGCCGCCCACCGGCCCCGGGCTCTGCGGAGCGTTTGAAGCGAGCCCTTGCCCTGGAAGAGAAGCTCTCAACGTAACTTCCGCAACAGTGAACTCGCCGACAAACATGAGTATCCAGATCGTAAACACAGGATCCGTCGCAATCTTTCTGACGTCTTACTACGTCAGGAATCCATACAGTCAACCTTACGCGAACAGCAACTGGTCAAGCCCAACGGCACCGCCTGGTCGAGTCATCACTACTAATTTAGTGATAGACGGGAACGCTTTCACATTCAGTTCCGGTACCTACTACACGATAACACTGATCTCATCGCGCAATACTCAATTCACTTTCTCAATCCAGGCCTCGTAACTCTATCACGACAACTCAAAGAGTTCTTTCCAGTCACCCTTTTATCGAGCCACGATGATTTCTCCTCAACATGCAATCTGTTACTAGCAAAGTGAAACCTATCCCTGAGGGATATCATTCGATCACTCCAATTGTGAGTGTTGAAGGAGCATCGAGTCTGATAGAATTCCTCAGAAACGTGTTTGACGCCGAGGAGGATGAGAGATTCGTCGGTTCCGATGGTCGAATACGTCACGCCGAGGTGAGGATTGGCGACTCAATCATAATGATAAGTGACGCAACTCCGGAATTCCCGGCATTTCCTGCCATGATCAATGTCTACATCGAGGATGTCGATGAAGCCTACAAACGAGCGCTCGCGGAAGGCGGGACCTCGCTGAGGGAACCGTCGAACCAGTTCTATGGAGACCGGACAGGAGGCGTCAAGGACCAGTTCGGAAACCAATGGTGGATAGCTACACACGTAGAAGACGTGCCCCAGGAAGAGCTGGAAAAGCGAATGAAGGCTCGCGAATCCCAAGAGACAAGGCCGGCCTGAAGGTCTCGTTGGTGAAGCTTTCCGGAAAAGCCCGCTAAGTGGTAGGGCTCATTGTAATCTTACGCTGGCACATTCCCTAATGGGGCTGTCTTAGTTTGGATGTGTGCGGTAGTGGAGGCCTTGTCGGCGCTGTCTGCGAAACTGATTAGATAGGTGATGATGACGGCAAGAGCGAAAGCGTTGGTAAGATGGATGACAACTGCGATGCTCGATCCCAGGGCGATCAGTCCCAGTACTATTTGGATGGCGAAGTCGGCGATTGCAGCGATCGCTACCTTGAACAAGGTGGAGGAGGTTCCGAAATCTCGACGGGCCAGAACGGTTGCGGCTATGAGCACTATCAATGTTAGAGCGCCCCAGACGATGTGATAGATGATGTTCGGGTAGCCTAGTACTGTTGCGCTTCCTCCGAGAATGACCTGGATGAATATCATCATTCCGACAAGATTCGCGGTTATCCGGGTCTGCCGAGTATGCTGCAAGGCTAAGCTGAGCCTGCCTTGGTTAGGATTTCAGTTTTTCCCTTTTGCGAGGTTGGCGACTGAGAGTGTAGCCTTTACCTTGGGATACGGCAGCGGGTGGACGATGCTTGGAGTCCACTTCTCTCCCCATCTCCGGTAAGCGGACAGGATATCAGCGAGGTCTTGTCCTTTCTCTGTGAGACTGTAGACGACTGAGAAGGGTTCTGTGCCGGTCACTCTCCTCTCAACGATTCCCATATTCTGCAAATACTTCAGAGTTCGAGAAAGAGTTCGCGCGTTAAGATCGTCGGGCTTGCCCTTCCGGAGTAGATCGTTGAATCGGAGGGGATTGTCGAGAAGATAATACGAGATCAAGATTCTCCATTCCGAGCCGAGCTTCCTTACCGCTTTGATGACCGCGCAGATGTCTCTCCTGCAAAGCTCGCTCTTGCCCGAAATAATGCTTGAGATATCGGGTAGGCAGCTGGACGCCAGCTTACTCAATGTTACCTGATGAAAGCAAGGTAAGCCGGGGATATAAGTAGCGAGGGGACATTGACGTTACTTGACGACGCTCTCCTACCAGTGTCACTTTCGAAAAAATGGGGACCAGGTGCTGGTGCCTAATTCGCAGGTGTAGCGTAGTATTGAGCCATTTGGACTCCGTTGTCGAAAACCCGGATTAGGTACTGGGTTCCAGCCGTTAGAGCGGGACTCCACGTGCTAGTTATTGTTCCGCCGTTAATTGTGACGCCGCCTGTGATTGTGGTCCCGAGGTTACCGTCAGCGTTGATGACGGAGGCCGTAGCCGTGATCATGTGTCCGGGTGGTGTGACTGGAAGACCTGTCGAAGTTGAGGTTGCACAGTTCACCAGTAATAGCGTGCTGGCGCCGGTCGTGGTTGTTTGGTAGTAGACGCAGGCGTTGCTTCCGGCGAGCTGCATGGAGTAGGGGTCGATTTGCGGGTCGAGTGCGTTAAGCTGGCTAGATGGATTGGCGTTATTTCCTCCGAACGGAGCGGTCAATCCCTGGTCGAAGCTAACGAGGAGTGCTGAGATATCACAGATGTCGACAACGCTTGCTGTCGGACTGCAGGAGTA contains:
- a CDS encoding RIO1 family regulatory kinase/ATPase, whose product is MSAKELASARSFWKRKNLRDGRRSRYIEVEEVSLNSLRADAVEAGLVDEVVSVIATGKEADLYVGLWKNVPLALKVYRLHRTPHKKKTKIGYSVDLMGQIAANEFTILEKAYRAGVPVPTPARRVDNVFTMRFLGDETSARPLKDMDLDEPEQYAKQTLEIVEKLLDAFIVHGDLSEYNLLLYRDRVFVIDFPQAVDLSSRPNRYRRFEEAKPLLLRDLENVARYFSQYDIEIDALAEYERLTTRFERAHLN
- a CDS encoding prolyl oligopeptidase family serine peptidase, which translates into the protein MPKRVAPYGAWKSPITADILASTYVTLDELRLDGDDVYWNELRAADKGRNVIVKRKLDGTLNNITPPGFSARTTVHEYGGGCYLVESGVAYFSNYTDQRLYRQDPGSAPRPLTPPVDMRYADGIIDHHGNRIIAVREDHTVKTGQAVNTIVSLDLEKESEGRILVSGNDFYSTPRLNPDGSRLAWLTWNHPNMPWDGTELWVGHIHADGSVGHSEKLAGGPDESIYQPEWSPDGILYFSSDRTGWWNLYRWRYNHIESLHPMEAEFGLPQWEFGTRTFVFESPDQIICAYTKNGLWKLARLDLTSRTLKTIETPISHLLWGNLAARNGKIFLIGGSPTEPSSIAQIDLSANETKILHRSREITVDKKYVSIPSTIEFQTANERTAFALYYPPKNPDFDAPESEKPPLLVVSHGGPSSASPSILRYEIQYWTSRGIGVVDVNYGGSTGYGREYRKRLNDQWGIVDVQDCVNATRHLASQGQADGERLGIRGGSAGGYTTLCALAFTNTFKAGASYYGVSDLELLAKDTHKFESRYLDKLVGPYPERRDLYRARSPIYHIDGISSALILFQGLEDKVVPPDQSKKIFEAVRAKGLPVAYIAYEWEQHGFRRAENIKRSYEAELYFYSRIFQFNLADQVEPVKIENLDAAGAKAALRPVEVTETL
- a CDS encoding helix-turn-helix domain-containing protein, coding for MCDYTEFLRYPIDDSFKLFGKERAGPVLMELFRGTDRFNTLLKTLPGISPRTLSMRLDDLERAGLAQRVAKDSSSRRIRYRLTSKGEDMRRLVREIASFSLRWFGENAQEMNQFKRNL
- a CDS encoding helix-turn-helix domain-containing protein produces the protein MSKLASSCLPDISSIISGKSELCRRDICAVIKAVRKLGSEWRILISYYLLDNPLRFNDLLRKGKPDDLNARTLSRTLKYLQNMGIVERRVTGTEPFSVVYSLTEKGQDLADILSAYRRWGEKWTPSIVHPLPYPKVKATLSVANLAKGKN
- a CDS encoding ATPase domain-containing protein; protein product: MEPTGIKVLDDLLGGGFPRPSAVGITGPVGSGKSTLVKQIAAAALERDFRVQYYAVDESAEDVKASIANYGADVDKYEAEGRLSFVDMFALGVERLAESFPMDQPEQIVDATMRFSDLIAQGRSFTLKHLGKKTMGIMDSLTPFFLMVEAKKVFQYGQVLKYATRFAKSIGIATLHTHVLEETIENAMVNFADIVLDMEKWKGEGSSRGGTLRLVKMGKTFVPSRGYYYDMTQNGINISTAPMI
- a CDS encoding VOC family protein, which translates into the protein MQSVTSKVKPIPEGYHSITPIVSVEGASSLIEFLRNVFDAEEDERFVGSDGRIRHAEVRIGDSIIMISDATPEFPAFPAMINVYIEDVDEAYKRALAEGGTSLREPSNQFYGDRTGGVKDQFGNQWWIATHVEDVPQEELEKRMKARESQETRPA